A stretch of DNA from Methanoplanus endosymbiosus:
TTCTGCATGTGAAAAGTAAATCTTCTGTGGATAAGGCTGAAAAGAAGAATATATTCCGTCAGATTCTTGAGCATGACAAAAGCCCTATGTTTATCATTGACAAATCTCTGAATATAATTTATTTCAATCCCCTGTTCCTTGATCTATGCAGAGGTGCCGGAATATCTGAGTATTTTCTGAGCCGGCCATTATATGAAATTCCGGGATTTTCAGTATTTGGGGATATTGATGATTACCGGCATATTTTGCGGCTTAAAAGTAGAGATTATTCGGTTAAATCATTTAAGAAAGATAACATTATCCAGTACATCGAATTTATGAAGATTCCGCTCTTCTCAGACGGAGATGTAACTCATATTGCTGTCCGGATGACTGACATCTCCATGGAGAGAAGATATGAAGAGATGAAGGAAGGTCTTGAGGGAAAGATAGACCGCCTTGAATATTTTATCAATGAGATGGTCTCATCTATAAAAGAACTTAAGAATCCTGTATTTGAGATTATGAAGAGATCAGTTTCTAAAGATGATCCAAATCTAATAGAGATATCTGATTATAATTCTGATATAAATGTCCTTGTAAATAAAATTGAGATGAAATCGCTGGAATTTGAAAATTTAAAGGAAAAGTGAGTGAATTCATATCCTGGTGTGAATTCTCCTCTCATGAAACATTATCATCAGATTTCTTGATGTTTCATCCATTATCTGTGTACAGGCAGAAATGCCGGCAGATCTGATTCATTCAGTGAACGATTATCATAGGTATTTCGACATCCTTTGCTATCATACCCGATAATGTTCCGGTTTTCACATTGGATTTTTTACCAAAAGCACCCATAACAATGTATGAGTAATCTTCAGAACCAATCTCTTTTAATATCTCTTCCTCACGAAGTCCAACAGCCAGTTTTGAGGAGCATTTGATGCCCTCTCTGTTAAACCTGAGGAGTATTTCAGATATCTCCCCGTTTATGTCATGGCGTGTGTCTCTCTGGATCTTCTCCTCGTAATCTTTTATTATGCTGCATGAGTTGTTCTGCTTGCAATAATAAAAGGCGGTGGATCTGATCTCCTCCCTGTCAATTACTGAAAATAATACAATTTCAGTATTGCCTTTCTTCTCCGCAAGCATTCTGGCATGCTTTGCGGCTTTATGGCTCCATTTTGATCCGTCCAGGAGCACTAATATTTTATTCATTGTTATTTCCTCCTTAAAACATCATATACAGCATTAAAAGTCCGACAGAAATTGTAATGAAGAGTACAAGCATTCCAATCTTCAGAAAGTCCATGAATGATATATGGATGCCTTCTCTCTCGCCAATACCGATGACAACAACATTTGCGGATGCAGCAATGGCAGTACCGTTTCCTCCAAGGCATGCTCCCAGCGACAATGCCCACCATAGCGGGTATGTATCTATTGCAGTTGTCGGATTTGCACCGATATCATGTATCAGCGGAATCAGTGCAGCTGTAAGTGGTATATTGTCCACAATTGCAGAGGCAATTCCTGAAAACCATGCAATAACAAACATTGCCTCGCCTGTTGTTTTCACATTGTCAATCATGAACTGTGCAATGTCAGATATTACTCCTGTTTCAACAAGGCCCCCTACAAGGACAAAAAGTCCTCCAAAGAAGAAGAGGGCCGGCCATTCAATTTTTTCAAATATCTTCTCCGGAGACTGCCTTGACCAGATGAGGATGAGTGCAGCTCCTATAAGTGCAACCTCTGCGGGTTCAAGAGTCATTGACGGGTCAACAAACGGAATTACCATGTGAAGTATTTCTCCGATGTTGTTGTGCATGAAAAAGAGTGCAATTACAATTCCAAGTGTGATAATTGACTTTTTAAATAGTTCGATATCCTGAATTGCCGCCCTTTCATCCAGTGAGTCAAGGGTATTTTTTATTGCCATTCTCTCGTTTTCATCGACCTTTAATTTCTTTCTGTACATCAGGAAGAAGATCACTAAAACTATCAGTAGATCCACTAAGGCAATCGGCCCCATAATCATCAGAAATTCATTGAATGAAAGTCCGGCTGATGAGGCGATCATGATATTTGGAGGGTCTCCTATGAGTGTACCCATTCCCCCCACATTTGAGGAGATGATCTCGGCTAACAGAAATGGCACCGGATTTAAGTCCATTACCTTTGATATGTACAGCAGCATCGGGGTCAGCAGAAGAACGGTTGTGACATTGTCGAGAAATGCACTTGTCACTGCCGTTACTATTGAGAAGAGGAATAAGACCCTCATCGGGCTTCCTTTTGCTGATTTTGCTGTAATTATCGCGAGGTATTCAAAAAGACCGCTGTTGCTTGCTACATTGACTATGATCATCATTCCCATTAACAGGAATATCGTACCAAAGTCAATGTTTTCAAGCATGGCATCCCAGGACACTATGCCGAGTATGACAAGTATTGCCGCGCCTGACATTGCGGCAACAGCCCTGTGAATTCTCTCATCTATTATGAGAGCATATGTTATCAGAAAGATTGCTATTGCAACGAGGGTTTCAATTGGAAACATGTTATCAAACCATCAGAAAAGGACTGTATTTACTTTTAGCAGCTGAACAAGTCTCTGTGCGACCGGGCTGATCTCGTTATCGTCGGCCCTGCCGCCGCCGTAATCCTTTGAGATGGCAACCATATCAAACTCTTCGGATATTCTCTCAATATCGTCCCATTTGTTCCCTGAAAACATCCTTTTTTTAACAATAAGTTCTTTATTTTCAAGATTTCTGGTTACGTCATTCAGAATCTCCTCTCCCATACTTTCCTTTACTGTACAGTAATTCTCTGCCGTATCCCTGCCTAATACCTCTTCTATAACTGAACAGATATAACTGTCAGTAATGTACACCAGGGTTATTTCTCCGTTATACAGCTCAAGAAGGTCGTACATGCTCTCCGGAATTCTTTTCACTGAGATGTCCAGAGGGAAGAGGATTCTGTTGATCTCCGTCTCCAGATACTCCTCTTCAGATATGAAGAATTCCTTATAATCCTTCATAATTTCGTCATAACGCTGGCCTACAACGTCTTTGAATTTTCTGTTTAATAGTGATGAGTAGTAGCCCATATTTCTCTTCCGTATTAGTCATTATCTCTTAAGGTCTGAGATCCAATAAGTTTTGGGGAATTATTGCAGTTCAGTCTTATGGATGAGTGTATATTCCGGCAATAATTACTATACCGGGATTTTTCACATTTTGTAATCGCTAACGTGATCCGGGGAGATAGATATTATCTGTACGGGAGAAGAAGTCCGGAGATCTGTCTGAGCCTTGACTGCTGTATTTCAAGGTCTGTTTTTATTTTTGTGATTATATCCTGGCTCTCTTTGCTTAAAGCCTTCTGATTGATCTCATCTGCCATATATCCAAGATATTCTGCTCTCCTGTCCAGAATTTCAGCACCGGTTAAAATATCTGCAGTTTCTATTTTAAATTCCGAAGGGCCGGATGCAAAGATTACCTCTGTTCTCTCTTCAAGTCCGTTAACAGACTGATACACATCAAGAGTATCATATTTAAGCTGTAGATACCGTAACCTGTTGTTGTAGATGAATACATCCATACACTCCATATCCCTGATGCTGAAAATTATGGTCAGGGCCTCGTAATACTGCTCTTTTGAGGCATCTGTCTGTGCAACTGTTATTCCGTCACCTGCATCTGATAAATCAAGTGTTTTTAATCTTTCATCGGCTGATTTTTCGAGTCTGTCAATGTCTGAGATCAGAGGGCCGCATTCGTCCTCTTCAGAGCAGCCCGGAATAATTATGAAGGCAAAGAGTACCAGACCCAGCAAAAAAAACCTTTTAAATTCCATATATCTTCGGCTCCCCGAATTTAGTCTTTCCAAAATAGATGACCTGTTTGGATTCCTTATTCCACTCCCCGTCAGGATAAAAATATGCTACAGTTTTTTCCGGGCTGTAATATTCTCCTCCTGGATGGTAAATGTCATGGATCAGGCCGGATTTTCCGTAGATATAGTAGCCTTCCGGTGGGGGAATACCAATTCTCCAGTCAAGATTCAGCCAGTATCCTGTTTCTCCTCCATTGTCTGAAGATGAAAAATAGACATTTATACAGTCATATCTCTGTCTGATATATTCTCCGGCAGTTCTGATGTCAGATTCGCTGTTTCCGATATATACTTCAGGATATGCGTGGCCGGGATTTACACCTGTATTGTCAACACCGGCAATTCTTGTATCAATATCAAGGGAGTTTATCATGCCTGAGAGAAAGACTGAAAAGTCATCGCAGTCTCCGTGCAGATCCGCCTTCGCCGTTTCAGTTACCGGCGATATGAATTCAGGCCCGCGTGGGTCGCTGACAATGGTCCATTCATCGTTTGCATAATCCCAGAGGTCACAGATCTTCGCAATATCCGGCCCTCCTGAATTCTGAGGCTTGATCCGTATCTGCGTGAATTTTTTTATCTCCGGATCTCCGGTCTGAAGCGCATCTCTGTACATGGCGGCTTTATGGCTGTTGTAATCGGTATATGTGGCCTTGGTGCTCTCATCATATGGATATGGGTTTGATAATGCCCCTTCTGCCGTCTGAAAGAATATAAGGGAGATGATTATCACTCCTGCGGCGAGTGCGATCAGTGTTATCAGTCCTTTTTTTTGGTCCATCAGTTTCATCTCCCGGATTTTTCAGTCAGGCCCGGATTATTTACGGAAAGTTCTGCATTATATTCTACTGTTCACCGTGATTCCGGTTATGCCAGGCCTGACATGTCATTTACTCTGAGGTTGTCCCATGTGCCATCGGAATAATATACAGTTGAAGTGCCGGAATCCGGATATAGTATATCTCCGGGATACCTTCCGTTGTAGTCCATCTTCATCCAGTATGTCTTTGAACCGTCATTCTCGTAATTGTATGTATAGGCGACATCCCTGACATTCCTGTCCCTGTGGTAGTTCTCATCCTTCTCTCCGTATCTGACCTGAATGTACATAAGTTCAAAGTCTGCCGTGTTTATCTCCGGAAAAAGGAGCAGGTAATTGATCAGTTCAGGATATCTGTAGCATATTTCGCCGTATTTCTCCGGTTCATTCATTATTGTCAGAAGCGGGTGTGAATATTCAACAGGTTTGTCATTATCTCTTGTATCTGTGCCGGTGGTTACCACCGCTGTAATGGTATCATCGGCTCCGAAATTTAGGAGATCAAATATCGCATTCTGGGTGCTTACTGCTGAGCTGACTTCTGTACTGACTGCGTTTCCATCAGAACCGGTCACTCCTTCTATTTCAGCAGGCGGGTTATTTACCCCGATAACACTGTACCTGTACCTCATAACAGTAAGGCCGGAGGGATCATAATCATATATAAATGAATTATTTGCTCTGAATGCGGCATATTTATTATTGTTAATAACTTTCTTGCCTAATATGCTGTTATCTCCCAGAAATAATTCAGCATATGTGTGCTCTCCAAGTTCCGGACTCCAGGCTGTGCGTATTCTTGCCTCACCGCCTATTGCTTTTATAAATGAGGCCATTGTGACGGCAAAATCGGCATCATCTCCTGAATAGCCAAGATGAACAGTTCTGCTTGCAGGCTGGACATCTGTTATTCCTCCGGAACTCTCCTTCGTCCATTCCTCCTTTAGACCGTCCCAGATGTCGCACACCTGCTCTATTGTAAATACACCGCCATGCTCTTCGGGTATCATTATGTCTGCCGCAGTTCTGACAGACGGGGTATAGTAGTCCATTGCCCACGAGACTTTTCTGCCGTTCTGGTTATTCTCCTCTTCAGCAGATATAAATGCCGTGTCAGTTCTGTAGCGTGAAAGCTCCGCAGCGGCAGCTGATGAGTCAGTGGCTGCTTTTTCCGGTTCATTACTGTCATCAGACGGCATGACGCTTTTCAGGATATTTTGTACATGGCTGTAAATATCTTTTACAAAATCCCCTTCATTATCAGAACCGGCGGTATCTCCGGCTGGCGTATTCAGTATGAAGGATATTGCAACGACTATTGCAAGTGCAGAAATAAGTGCAATTATGTCCAGCCTTCTGGAGTCCATTCAGTTAAATATCTCCATATGATTAATTATTGTTTTTTATTCCGGTAACTTT
This window harbors:
- a CDS encoding universal stress protein, whose protein sequence is MNKILVLLDGSKWSHKAAKHARMLAEKKGNTEIVLFSVIDREEIRSTAFYYCKQNNSCSIIKDYEEKIQRDTRHDINGEISEILLRFNREGIKCSSKLAVGLREEEILKEIGSEDYSYIVMGAFGKKSNVKTGTLSGMIAKDVEIPMIIVH
- a CDS encoding ArsB/NhaD family transporter, translating into MFPIETLVAIAIFLITYALIIDERIHRAVAAMSGAAILVILGIVSWDAMLENIDFGTIFLLMGMMIIVNVASNSGLFEYLAIITAKSAKGSPMRVLFLFSIVTAVTSAFLDNVTTVLLLTPMLLYISKVMDLNPVPFLLAEIISSNVGGMGTLIGDPPNIMIASSAGLSFNEFLMIMGPIALVDLLIVLVIFFLMYRKKLKVDENERMAIKNTLDSLDERAAIQDIELFKKSIITLGIVIALFFMHNNIGEILHMVIPFVDPSMTLEPAEVALIGAALILIWSRQSPEKIFEKIEWPALFFFGGLFVLVGGLVETGVISDIAQFMIDNVKTTGEAMFVIAWFSGIASAIVDNIPLTAALIPLIHDIGANPTTAIDTYPLWWALSLGACLGGNGTAIAASANVVVIGIGEREGIHISFMDFLKIGMLVLFITISVGLLMLYMMF
- a CDS encoding universal stress protein yields the protein MGYYSSLLNRKFKDVVGQRYDEIMKDYKEFFISEEEYLETEINRILFPLDISVKRIPESMYDLLELYNGEITLVYITDSYICSVIEEVLGRDTAENYCTVKESMGEEILNDVTRNLENKELIVKKRMFSGNKWDDIERISEEFDMVAISKDYGGGRADDNEISPVAQRLVQLLKVNTVLF
- a CDS encoding transglutaminase-like domain-containing protein, which encodes MDQKKGLITLIALAAGVIIISLIFFQTAEGALSNPYPYDESTKATYTDYNSHKAAMYRDALQTGDPEIKKFTQIRIKPQNSGGPDIAKICDLWDYANDEWTIVSDPRGPEFISPVTETAKADLHGDCDDFSVFLSGMINSLDIDTRIAGVDNTGVNPGHAYPEVYIGNSESDIRTAGEYIRQRYDCINVYFSSSDNGGETGYWLNLDWRIGIPPPEGYYIYGKSGLIHDIYHPGGEYYSPEKTVAYFYPDGEWNKESKQVIYFGKTKFGEPKIYGI